AGGTAACACTTTGTACCGGACACATGGGTAACACTCCTTCCCTGAAAGGGGGAGGGATGATGCCCTGGAGGGAGTGTTCGGTGATGGATGAAAGGATGCGGTTTATTGCTCGTCGGCTGGCAGGCGAGCCCATGGCGGAATTGTGTCGCGAGTTTGGGATCTCGCGCAAGACCGGCTACAAACTCGTCGATCGGTATCAGGAATGCGGCATTCATGGACTCACCGACCGCAGCCGTCGTCCGTTTCGCTATGCCAACCGACTACCCTTTCAAGTCGAAAACTACATCCTCAATGTGAAGCGTGAGCACTCCAGTTGGGGCGCGCGCAAAATTCGCGAGCGCTTGAGGCGCCGGTTTTCCGGGATTCCCCTCCCCGCCAAGAGCACGATCCATGCCGTGCTGGATCGCCACGGCCTGGTGCAGCGCCGCGGGCGGATCCGGCGTCGCGCTCAGGGCACCTCCTTGTCGCTCGGACACCGTCCCAATGAATTGTGGTGCACCGATTACAAAGGCGAGTTCCTGCTCGGCAATCGCCAGTACTGTTATCCGCTGACCGTGACCGACCACGCCAGCCGGTTTCTCCTGGCCTGCGAAGCGCTCTCGTCCACCCAAGAAACCTATGCGTTTACGGCCTTTGAGCGGCTGTTTCAAGAGCACGGCCTCCCGGCCAACATCCGCAGCGATAATGGCGTCCCGTTCTCATCTGCGCACGCGCTCTTCAACTTGAGCCGGCTGGCGGTCTGGTGGCTACGTCTCGGCA
The window above is part of the bacterium genome. Proteins encoded here:
- a CDS encoding helix-turn-helix domain-containing protein, which encodes MDERMRFIARRLAGEPMAELCREFGISRKTGYKLVDRYQECGIHGLTDRSRRPFRYANRLPFQVENYILNVKREHSSWGARKIRERLRRRFSGIPLPAKSTIHAVLDRHGLVQRRGRIRRRAQGTSLSLGHRPNELWCTDYKGEFLLGNRQYCYPLTVTDHASRFLLACEALSSTQETYAFTAFERLFQEHGLPANIRSDNGVPFSSAHALFNLSRLAVWWLRLGIGIERIQPGHPQQNGRHERLHLTLKKEATKPAAPNFLQQQARFDTFVDIFNNERPHEALNMQCPAEVYQPSPRPYTGLPDLDYPLHDKTIVVTRCGRICLGAIKINLSQVFAGQAVGIKEVHDDIWLVSFMDYDLGYFDLETRVLEPLDNPFGPKVLPMS